Proteins from one Haliaeetus albicilla chromosome 28, bHalAlb1.1, whole genome shotgun sequence genomic window:
- the ZFC3H1 gene encoding zinc finger C3H1 domain-containing protein isoform X1, translated as MAAAEAAAAAAAAAAPAEAVAALDPSGLSPKEEGELEDGEISDDDNNGFGPCGGGGGGEPGGGLVSSRPYSRRRPPPGLRGGISLSSSSSSSSSGRPFPRSRHQPPPEMGHLHGHGGYRPKDSFRSHPPPMPAPRMPSGSHSETGPRLSFWERSHSALDRFRFRGRPYRGGGRWGRSRGSGDRGGNPPGRPPGGGGGAGFGGSQGWREPSPRKSKTFGRSPSRKQNYSSKNENSVEESFEDLLLKYKQIQLELEYINKDERLALSNREENEQQDDDKTADTEDQITVENDSITTDAIKEISPEEKNPVIAFQAFELKPLRQKLPTPAERSRLKKGKEGTKQSSQKSEVTESGQGTEDKEQTSVRKLSSSDVTSEKKLLDDEEEMSELQLRLLALQSASKKWQQKEQQVMKESKEKLTKTKSVTQKVKASTKAHSTKKPSATAKQALRKQQTKTSKKMQQQKEQDRRQKEEDQRKQEEEEERRKREEEIRKIRDLSNQEEQYNRFMKLVGGKRRSRSRSSDTDLRWSLDKQSTDSAGGIYQYDNYDEVAMDTDSETNSPAASPVQPPFFECPIGYFPPPVPPISLPLPPPIPPVPSLSQLYVEGISCVSLEPPPPLPPLPPEEPEQPPKPPFADEEEEEEMLLREELLKSLANKRAFRSEETSSNSGPPSPPVPDNLHSVPRSNLSAVSINTVSQPRVQNTKFVRVPRPPRAVITLPKHKSVVVTLNDSDDSESDGEPSNSTSSVFGGLESMIKEARRNVEASKIKAPPKSEKENDPMRTPEALPEDKKIEYRLLKEEIASREKQRLIRSDPLRNNSSPANSDGEVDGIGRIAVVTKQVTEAEAKLKKNRLLLMKDESVLKHLLQQEAKKRENVRIAENKINKLAEQLQATEKILNANKMFLKKLQEQIHKVQQRVTVKKALALKYGEELARAKAVASKEIGKRKLEQDHLPSKMLKLENSPASSPKKHSAELIALEKKRLQQLEYEYALKIQKLKEARALQTKEQSNIAPHAEEESEFALPQPSLHDLTQDKLSLDSEENYFDDEVLSNSNRERRRSFRESNSFTKPNLKHMDTPKQETVNKLSKKASEEPELFLGLNIDELKKLYAKADSLKELLVKSTAFIVPKEDLLCGQEISVDVDFVTSQNKQTDVKPFPFGPYHSPLLVFKSYRFSPYFRTKEKLYLSSVTYSNMIEPKQCFCRFDLTGTCNDDDCQWQHMKDCTLSRKQLFQDILSYNLELIGCSEKSTDEEISTATEKYVEKLFGINRDRMSVDQMAVLLASNVNESKSHTPPFTTWKDKRKWRPKYWRKPLLDSSSSEEEQFVGPIKYAHPTEHKKRVPALDAVVTPDDVRYFTSETDDISNLEASVQENPCDVQLWIKLAYKYLNQNEGSSSECLDSTLNVLARALENNKENPEIWCHYLRLFSKRGTKEEIQEMCETAVEYAPSYQIWWTFLNLENSFDGKDYVCGRMLQFLMEVTGGEENPNLLSFQLLETLLYRVQLNLFTGRHQNALVLLQNALKSANEKIISERLTVSDRCLAWLAYIHLTEFGILPVKFYDPANVSPSRVVNKEPFLIPWQTVQDVKTDPDTLLAMFEDAVKTCTDESLEADKRIAICFPLYRNMIALLKLLERWESAAELCRSLLELCPNNCQLLESLATLYLQMEQSDNAYKVWTGAFEKYPQNAEIFYQLCKFLVSQEKSSSILPLLQDFVAAFFEDTCQQHGPMDLLRYLLNFPMPIEFTSPLYKEHLTDDVVNQQIPYLWQIYCLCQSLHVSVGEALDAYEAALGAVMQQETVQNIWLDYLVFINSKVVGSNNKVQEFKLFTDLVNRCLVTVPTRYPIPFSTADYWTNYEFHNKVILFYLSCIPKSQHSKALERFCSTMPANPGLALRLLLRYWEESNVQILKLQAKMFTYNIPTCLAIWKIAIAAECFLMGQREVHHLYQRALQKLPLCATLWKDQLLFEASGGGKTDNLRKLVSKCQEVGVSLDELLNLNTYRTESKNH; from the exons ATGGCGGccgcggaggcggcggcggctgccgctgctgctgccgcgCCTGCGGAGGCGGTGGCGGCGCTGGATCCTAGCGGGCTTTCCCcgaaggaggaaggggagctgGAAGACGGCGAAATCAGCGACGATGACAACAACGGCTTCGGGCCctgtggcggcggcggcggcggcgagcccGGCGGCGGCCTCGTCAGCAGCAGGCCCTACTCGAGGCGCAGGCCGCCTCCCGGCCTCCGCGGGGgcatctccctctcctcctcctcttcctcctcctcctccggccgGCCCTTCCCCCGCTCGCGGCACCAGCCCCCGCCGGAGATGGGGCACCTGCACGGCCACGGCGGGTATCGGCCCAAGGACTCGTTCCGCTCCCACCCGCCGCCCATGCCGGCGCCGCGGATGCCGTCGGGTTCGCATTCCGAGACGGGCCCCCGGCTCTCATTTTGGGAACGCAGTCACAGTGCCTTGGATCGATTCCGATTCCGAGGCCGGCCCTACAGGGGAGGAGGGCGCTGGGGTAGGAGCCGAGGCAGCGGCGATCGGGGAGGCAACCCTCCGGGGAGGCCGCCCGGAGGGGGAGGCGGTGCCGGATTCGGtggcagccagggctggagggagcccTCGCCTCGAAAAT CCAAAACTTTTGGAAGGTCTCCATCTAGAAAGCAGAACTActcttctaaaaatgaaaactctgtAGAAGAAAGTTTTGAGGATCTGCTCTTGAAGTATAAGCAGATACAATTAGAGCTTGAATACATTAATAAAGATGAACGACTGGCTTTGAgcaacagggaagaaaatgaacaacAAGATGATGATAAAACAGCAGACACTGAGGACCAAATAACTGTAGAAAATGACAGTATTACAACGGATGCTATAAAAGAAATATCTCCTGAGGAGAAAAATCCGGTTATAGCCTTTCAGGCATTTGAACTGAAACCTCTCAGACAAAAACTGCCTACTCCAGCTGAGAGGAGCAggttaaaaaaaggcaaagaaggaACGAAACAGTCATCGCAAAAATCTGAAGTCACAGAATCTGGCCAAG gTACAGAAGACAAAGAACAAACATCAGTGCGAAAGCTTAGCAGTTCAGATGTTACATCTGAAAAG aagCTGCTTGATGATGAGGAGGAGATGTCTGAATTGCAACTTAGGCTTCTTGCACTTCAGTCTGCTAGTAAAAAATGGCAGCAAAAAGAGCAACAGGTGAtgaaggaaagcaaggaaaaattaacaaaaacgAAAAGTGTAACACAGAAAGTCAAAGCCAGTACAAAAGCACattcaacaaaaaaacctagtGCTACAG ccaAGCAGGCTTTGAGGAAACAACAGACGAAGACGTCAAAAAAGatgcagcagcaaaaggaacaaGACAGGCGTCAGAAAGAGGAGGACCAGAGGAaacaagaagaggaagaggagagaagaaagagagaagaagaaatcagaaaaattaGGGACCTCTCAAATCAAGAAGAGCAGTACAATCGATTTATGAAGCTAGTTGGAGGAAAGAGGAGATCAAGAAGCAGG tcTTCAGATACGGACTTGAGATGGTCTTTGGATAAGCAGTCTACAGATAGTGCAGGAGGCATATATCAGTATGATAATTATGATGAAGTTGCTATGGATACAGATAGTGAAACTAACTCTCCAG ctgCTTCTCCAGTGCAGCCTCCTTTCTTTGAGTGTCCGATAGGATATTTCCCACCTCCAGTACCACCAATTTCCTTGCCACTGCCACCTCCAATTCCA CCTGTACCGTCTTTGAGCCAACTTTATGTAGAGGGTATTTCTTGTGTTTCGCTTGAGCCGCCTCCACCTCTTCCACCTCTTCCCCCTGAAGAGCCTGAACAGCCACCAAAACCTCCATTTGCcgatgaggaagaggaagaggagatgctgTTAAGAGAAGAATTACTCAAATCTCTAGCCAACAAACGAGCTTTCAGATCTGAG gaAACTTCAAGTAACAGTGGTCCACCTTCCCCTCCTGTTCCAGATAATTTGCACTCTGTGCCAAGAAGCAATCTGTCCGCTGTCAGTATTAATACTGTGTCTCAGCCACGGGTACAAAATACAAAGTTTGTCAGAGTACCAAGGCCTCCACGAGCAGTGATCACA CTTCCAAAACACAAGTCTGTTGTGGTTACGTTAAATGACTCGGATGATAGTGAGTCTGATGGAGAGCCATCTAACTCAACTAGCAGTGTATTTGGAGGACTAGAATCTATGATAAAAGAAGCAAGGAGAAATGTTGAG GCCTCAAAAATCAAAGCCCCtccaaaatcagaaaaagaaaatgatccAATGAGAACTCCAGAGGCTCTACCAGAAGATAAGAAGATAGAATACAGGCTCTTAAAAGAAGAGATTGCCAG TCGTGAGAAGCAACGCTTAATTAGGTCTGATCCACTGAGGAACAATTCATCGCCTGCAAATTCTGATGGTGAAGTTGATGGAATTGGTAGAATAGCAGTAGTGACAAAACAAGTCAcagaagcagaagcaaagcTTAAGAAAAACAG ACTTCTATTGATGAAGGATGAATCTGTCTTGAAACATTTGTTGCAACAAGAGGCCAAGAAGAGAGAGAATGTTCGaattgctgaaaataaaattaacaaacTGGCTGAACAGCTACAAGCAACAGAGAAGATCTTGAATGCTAATAAGATGTTTCTCAAGAAGCTTCAGGAACAA attcataAAGTTCAACAACGAGTTACAGTAAAAAAAGCTCTGGCATTAAAATATGGGGAAGAACTTGCTCGAGCAAAAGCAGTAGCAAGTAAGGAAATTGGGAAACGAAAACTGGAGCAAGATCATCTT ccaaGCAAAATGTTGAAATTGGAGAACTCCCCTGCATCAAGTCCAAAAAAGCATTCAGCAGAATTGATTGCACTAGAGAAAAAACGACTACAGCAACTAGAATATGAATATGCTCTAAAGATTCAGAAATTGAAAGAGGCCCGTGCGCTTCAAACCAAGGAACAATCAAATATTGCACCTCATGCAGAAGAGGAATCTGAATTTGCATTACCCCAGCCATCACTTCATGATCTTACACAGGATAAATTGTCTTTGGACAGTGAAGAAAACTACTTCGATGATGAAGTTCTGTCTAATTCAAACCGAGAACGAAGGAGATCTTTCAGAGAATCTAATTCTTTCACTAAACCAAATCTTAAGCACATGGACACTCCAAAACAAGAAACTGTAAACAAACTTTCTAAAAAGGCATCAGAGGAGCCTGAGCTGTTCCTTGGGTTGAATATTGATGAACTGAAAAAACTTTATGCTAAAGCTGACAGCTTGAAAGAGCTGCTAGTGAAAAGTACTGCCTTTATAGTACCGAAGGAAGATCTGTTGTGTGGTCAG GAAATTTCAGTTGATGTGGATTTTGTTACATcgcaaaataaacaaactgacGTGAAACCGTTTCCATTTGGACCGTATCATAGTCCTCTTCTAGTATTTAAATCCTACAG GTTCAGTCCGTATTTTCGAACCAAGGAAAAACTGTACCTCAGTTCAGTAACATATAGCAATATGATTGAGCCAAAACAGTGTTTTTGCCGTTTTGATTTAACAGGCACATGCAATGATGATGACTGTCAGTG gcAGCACATGAAGGATTGCACTCTTAGCCGTAAGCAGCTGTTTCAGGATATTCTGTCTTACAATTTAGAACTGATTGGCTGTTCAGAAAAAAGCACTGATGAGGAAATCAGCACTGCCACAG aaaaatatgttgAAAAGCTTTTTGGTATAAACAGAGACCGTATGTCAGTGGATCAGATGGCTGTTCTTCTGGCCAGCAATGTCAATGAGAGTAAAAGTCACA CACCTCCATTTACAACATGGAAAGATAAAAGGAAATGGAGACCAAAGTACTGGAGGAAACCTCTGTTAGATAGTAGCAGCAGTGAAGAGGAACAGTTTGTTGGACCTATTAAATATG ccCATCCCacagaacataaaaaaagagTTCCAGCTCTTGATGCTGTGGTGACTCCAGATGATGTCCGGTATTTTACAAGTGAGACTGATGACATTTCCAACTTGGAGGCAAGTGTCCAAGAAAACCCCTGTGATGTACAGCTTTGGATTAAACTTGCATACAAATACTTGAATCAAAATGAAGG CTCATCATCTGAGTGTTTAGATTCTACTTTAAATGTTTTGGCTCGAGCTCTTGAGAACAACAAAGAAAATCCTGAAATTTGGTGTCATTACCTCAGACTCTTCTCAAAAAGAGGAACCAAGGAGGAGATACAGGAAATGTGTGAAACGGCAGTGGAATATGCTCCCTCTTATCAAATCTGGTGGaca TTTCTGAATTTGGAGAATTCCTTTGATGGAAAAGACTATGTTTGTGGGAGGATGCTACAGTTCCTAATGGAAGTGacagggggagaagaaaatccaaatctCTTGTCCTTTCAGCTGCTGGAGACTCTCCTGTATAGGGTTCAATTAAACCTGTTTACAGGAAGACATCAGAATGCTCTTGTTCTGCTGCAG AATGCTTTAAAATCAGCAAATGAAAAGATAATATCAGAACGCCTTACTGTAAGTGACCGTTGCTTGGCTTGGCTGGCTTACATACATCTAACTGAATTTGGCATTCTCCCAGTCAAGTTCTATGATCCAGCTAATGTCAGTCCTTCAAGGGTTGTGAACAAAGAGCCATTTTTAATACCATGGCAAACAGTTCAAGATGTGAAGACTGATCCTGATACGCTGTTAGCTATGTTTGAAG atgcGGTCAAAACATGTACTGATGAAAGCCTTGAGGCTGACAAAAGAATAGCTATCTGCTTTCCTCTCTACAGAAACATGATAGCTTTGCTGAAACTTCTTGAAAG gTGGGAGTCTGCTGCAGAACTTTGTAGATCTTTATTGGAGCTCTGCCCTAACAACTGTCAGCTCTTGGAGAGTTTGGCCACCTTGTATTTGCAGATGGAGCAGAGTGACAACGCCTACAAAGTGTGGACTGGAGCTTTTGAGAAGTATCCTCAGAATGCAGAAATTTTTTATCAGTTGTGTAAATTCCTTGTTTCACAG gAAAAGTCAAGCAGTATTCTTCCGCTATTGCAAGATTTTGTGGCAGCTTTCTTTGAGGATACATGCCAACAGCATGGTCCCATGGATCTCCTAAG atACCTCTTGAATTTTCCAATGCCAATTGAATTTACATCACCTCTCTATAAAGAGCATCTTACAGATGACGTTGTAAACCAGCAAATCCCGTATCTGTGGCAGATCTACTG TTTGTGCCAGTCTCTTCACGTGAGTGTTGGTGAAGCACTGGATGCTTATGAAGCAGCTCTGGGGGCAGTGATGCAGCAGGAAACTGTTCAGAACATCTGGCTGGA ttacCTTGTTTTTATCAATAGCAAAGTTGTTGGATCCAACAACAAAGTTCAAGAATTCAAGCTTTTTACTGACCTAGTGAACAGATGTCTGGTTACAGTCCCCACACGATACCCAATTCCTTTTAGTACTGCTGATTATTGGACCAATTATGAGTTTCATAATAAG gtaattcttttttatttgagcTGCATTCCAAAATCTCAACATTCCAAAGCCTTGGAACGGTTTTGTTCTACCATGCCTGCTAATCCTGGACTTGCACTGAG GCTGCTTCTGCGATACTGGGAGGAGAGCAATGTTCAAATTCTGAAACTGCAAGCCAAGATGTTTACATATAATATCCCAACATGCCTGGCCATCTGGAAAAT agCCATTGCTGCCGAATGCTTTCTAATGGGACAAAGAGAA gtCCATCATTTATATCAGAGAGCCCTTCAGAAGTTACCTCTATGTGCAACACTGTGGAAAGAT CAACTCTTGTTTGAAGCATCAGGAGGAGGTAAAACTGATAACCTGAGAAAACTAGTTTCCAAGTGCCAAGAGGTTGGAGTCAGCCTAGAtgagcttttaaatttaaacacttacagaacagaaagcaagaatCACTGA